The Deinococcus seoulensis genome window below encodes:
- a CDS encoding acetate--CoA ligase, protein MDAALLSAPLVPPTAALSARPPVPPAEARRLRDLDPQAYWLHVAQELSWDTPPTAALDGTLGDFRYFPGATGNVSVNCLDRHPPERVALRYEREDGLRETWTYGQLTDAAARFAAALQDLGVTRGDRVAVYLGNVPEAFIAIHACYRIGAIYSVIFAGFSAAAVRDRLEDARPKVVVCTDATLRRGRVVPLKATLDEALTGLPPAQVIVARRVDAGHPLHAGELDFQELLDATTRRADPVMLEANEPGFIIYTSGTTSKPKGLVHAGLGFLTGAYANVKWTLNLHGQDTYWCTADVGWLTFPIFALVGGLAHGATHVIYEGSIDTPTPARPYELIAAYGVTKVFTAPTALRMLRRAGDDALRGHDLSRLELIGLVGEPLDPETWHWAHDTLGAGNVFINNTYGQTETGTAWAASMVGLTPTRPGACGHPLPGYRARIVRDDGLEAAPGELGALTLTEPFPCLARTVWGDHDRYRATYLSDHPGAYAASDAALLDQDGQLWVTGRLDDVMNVAGHRIGTMEMEAALITHPAVSEAAVVAMPDDVKGSVPVAFVVPRGDAQGSPQLQRELAEAVVRGVGAIARPARVIVTPTVPRTRSGKIMRRVLRDLLITGQAGGDLSSLENPDAIDTVRALLAAAVDSGQQA, encoded by the coding sequence ATGGACGCTGCCCTGCTGTCTGCCCCGCTCGTGCCGCCCACCGCCGCCCTGAGTGCCCGCCCGCCCGTCCCGCCCGCCGAGGCGCGACGCCTGCGCGACCTGGACCCGCAGGCGTACTGGCTGCACGTGGCGCAGGAACTCAGCTGGGACACGCCGCCCACTGCGGCGCTGGACGGCACGCTGGGCGATTTCCGGTACTTTCCCGGCGCGACCGGGAACGTCAGCGTGAACTGCCTGGACCGGCACCCGCCAGAGCGTGTGGCGCTGCGCTACGAACGCGAGGACGGCCTGCGTGAAACCTGGACGTACGGCCAACTGACGGACGCGGCGGCCCGCTTCGCCGCTGCGTTGCAGGACCTGGGCGTGACGCGCGGGGACCGGGTGGCCGTCTACCTAGGGAACGTGCCCGAGGCGTTCATCGCCATTCACGCCTGCTACCGCATCGGGGCGATCTACTCGGTGATCTTCGCGGGCTTCAGTGCCGCCGCCGTGCGCGACCGCCTGGAGGACGCCCGCCCGAAGGTGGTGGTCTGTACGGACGCCACGCTGCGGCGCGGGCGGGTCGTGCCGCTGAAGGCCACGCTGGACGAGGCCCTGACCGGCCTGCCGCCCGCACAGGTGATCGTGGCGCGGCGCGTGGACGCAGGCCACCCCCTGCACGCCGGGGAACTGGACTTTCAGGAACTGTTGGACGCCACCACGCGCCGCGCCGACCCGGTCATGCTGGAGGCGAACGAGCCGGGGTTCATCATCTACACCAGCGGCACGACCAGTAAACCCAAGGGCCTGGTGCACGCCGGGCTGGGTTTCCTGACCGGCGCGTACGCGAACGTGAAATGGACCCTGAACCTGCATGGGCAGGACACGTACTGGTGCACCGCCGACGTGGGCTGGCTGACCTTCCCGATCTTTGCGCTGGTGGGAGGGCTGGCGCACGGGGCGACGCACGTGATCTACGAGGGCAGCATCGACACGCCCACGCCCGCCCGGCCGTACGAACTGATCGCCGCCTACGGCGTCACGAAGGTCTTCACGGCCCCCACCGCCCTGCGGATGCTGCGCCGCGCCGGGGACGACGCCCTGCGCGGCCACGACCTGAGCCGCCTGGAGCTGATCGGGCTGGTCGGGGAACCCCTGGACCCGGAAACGTGGCACTGGGCGCACGACACGCTGGGCGCCGGGAACGTGTTCATCAACAACACGTACGGGCAGACGGAGACCGGCACCGCCTGGGCCGCCAGCATGGTCGGCCTGACCCCCACCCGGCCCGGCGCGTGCGGGCACCCGCTGCCCGGCTACCGCGCCCGGATCGTGCGGGACGACGGACTTGAAGCCGCGCCGGGCGAACTGGGCGCCCTGACCCTGACCGAGCCGTTCCCGTGCCTCGCGCGGACCGTGTGGGGCGACCATGACCGTTACCGCGCCACGTACCTGAGCGACCACCCGGGCGCGTACGCCGCCAGCGACGCCGCCCTGCTGGACCAAGACGGGCAACTGTGGGTGACGGGCCGCCTGGACGACGTGATGAACGTCGCCGGGCACCGCATCGGCACCATGGAGATGGAGGCGGCGCTGATCACGCACCCGGCCGTGTCCGAGGCGGCCGTGGTCGCCATGCCCGACGACGTGAAAGGCTCGGTGCCCGTCGCGTTCGTAGTGCCGCGCGGCGACGCGCAGGGCAGCCCGCAGCTGCAACGCGAACTGGCCGAGGCCGTCGTGCGGGGCGTGGGCGCCATTGCCCGCCCGGCGCGCGTGATCGTCACGCCCACCGTGCCCCGCACCCGCAGCGGCAAGATCATGCGCCGCGTCCTGCGCGACCTGCTGATCACCGGTCAGGCGGGCGGCGACCTGAGCAGCCTGGAGAACCCCGACGCCATCGACACCGTGCGGGCGTTGCTGGCGGCAGCCGTGGATAGCGGGCAACAGGCATAG